A genomic stretch from Candidatus Omnitrophota bacterium includes:
- the rpsJ gene encoding 30S ribosomal protein S10, which translates to MQKIRIKLKAYDHRLLDQAVKEIVETAKRTGAQVSGPIPLPTRKEVYTVLRSPTIDKKSREQFSLCTHKRLLELLEPTAKTIDALRKLNLAAGVYVEIR; encoded by the coding sequence ATGCAGAAAATACGGATAAAATTGAAAGCATACGACCACCGTCTCCTTGACCAGGCGGTCAAGGAGATAGTGGAGACGGCAAAGAGGACCGGCGCGCAGGTGTCAGGGCCTATACCGCTTCCTACCAGGAAAGAGGTATATACCGTCCTGAGATCGCCGACGATCGATAAGAAGTCCCGCGAGCAGTTCTCTCTTTGCACCCATAAGCGCCTGCTTGAGCTTCTGGAGCCGACCGCGAAGACAATAGATGCTTTGCGTAAGCTGAACCTGGCCGCGGGCGTATACGTTGAGATAAGATAA
- the rplD gene encoding 50S ribosomal protein L4, whose protein sequence is MFTVPVLDINGKEVEKIKLDAKIFDGSVNSSALHRAAVGYLAGKRRGLASTRTRGEVSGGGKKPWRQKGTGRARVGSIRSPLWRGGGIIFGPHPRDFALDTPKQVKLLALRSSLNGKLNDNGLVLVDEIKLPSQKTGDFFKLLKKLKVEGKALFIISAADKDNARAAANISGINIRRVSDVNAYDIMNCKKVLTSSGSFKELLKRLR, encoded by the coding sequence ATGTTTACAGTTCCGGTTCTAGACATAAACGGCAAAGAAGTAGAGAAGATCAAGCTTGACGCTAAGATCTTTGACGGCAGCGTGAATAGTTCCGCGCTGCATCGGGCCGCGGTAGGGTATCTGGCGGGCAAAAGGCGCGGACTTGCCTCTACCAGGACAAGAGGCGAGGTTTCCGGCGGCGGCAAGAAACCGTGGCGGCAGAAGGGGACCGGCAGGGCGCGGGTCGGCTCCATACGTTCGCCTTTATGGCGCGGCGGCGGGATCATCTTCGGCCCGCACCCGAGGGATTTCGCGCTGGACACGCCAAAACAGGTAAAATTACTGGCGCTCAGGTCTTCTCTTAACGGAAAATTAAACGATAACGGCCTGGTGCTGGTAGATGAGATAAAGCTGCCGTCTCAGAAGACCGGGGATTTCTTCAAACTTTTAAAGAAACTTAAGGTTGAGGGCAAGGCGCTGTTTATCATATCAGCCGCGGATAAGGACAACGCGCGCGCCGCCGCCAACATAAGCGGGATAAATATACGCAGGGTCAGCGATGTCAACGCTTACGATATAATGAATTGCAAAAAGGTGCTTACCAGCAGCGGTTCGTTCAAGGAACTGCTAAAGAGGTTGCGATGA
- the rplB gene encoding 50S ribosomal protein L2 has protein sequence MGIKKYNPTTPSRRYITGYTFEEITKKTPEKSLLLPLKKKGGRNCYGRITVRFRGGGHKRRLRIIDFKRDKKDMPAKVLAIEYDPNRSARIALLEYQDKDKRYIIAPAGLKPGDVIVSSNNPDTEIKPGNTLPIRVIPLGTMIHNVELVKGSGAQIIRSAGSSAQITAKEGDFAHIRLASGEVRLIGIDCCATIGQVSNIEHEGIVKGKAGRNRWLGRLPNIRGLAMNPVDHPHGGGEGKSGQGNPHPVSPWGMPTKGYKTRKKRKYSDMYIVKRRR, from the coding sequence ATGGGAATAAAAAAATATAACCCGACCACACCCAGCAGAAGATATATAACCGGTTATACTTTTGAAGAGATAACCAAGAAAACGCCGGAGAAGTCGCTGCTTCTGCCTTTGAAGAAGAAGGGCGGCAGAAATTGCTACGGCCGTATAACGGTCAGGTTCAGGGGCGGCGGGCATAAGCGGCGTTTAAGGATCATTGATTTTAAGAGGGATAAGAAAGACATGCCCGCTAAGGTGCTGGCGATAGAGTACGACCCTAACAGGTCGGCGAGGATCGCCTTGCTTGAATATCAGGATAAAGATAAAAGGTATATAATAGCTCCCGCCGGCCTTAAGCCCGGCGATGTGATCGTGAGCTCTAATAATCCTGATACCGAGATAAAACCAGGCAACACCCTGCCTATCAGGGTCATACCTTTGGGGACAATGATCCATAACGTTGAGCTGGTCAAGGGTTCGGGCGCTCAGATAATCCGCAGCGCCGGATCATCCGCCCAGATCACGGCAAAAGAAGGCGATTTCGCCCATATACGGCTTGCTTCCGGCGAGGTGCGCCTGATCGGCATTGACTGTTGCGCTACCATAGGCCAGGTGAGCAACATTGAGCATGAGGGCATTGTTAAAGGCAAGGCAGGGCGCAACAGATGGCTGGGCAGGCTTCCTAATATAAGGGGGCTGGCTATGAATCCGGTAGACCATCCGCACGGCGGAGGAGAGGGTAAATCAGGCCAGGGCAACCCTCATCCGGTCAGCCCGTGGGGTATGCCGACCAAGGGTTACAAGACCCGCAAGAAGCGCAAGTATTCGGATATGTACATAGTTAAGAGAAGGAGATAA
- the rpsG gene encoding 30S ribosomal protein S7, whose translation MRRHAAEKRDILADAKYKSKVVARFINMVMLDGKRSVAEDIVYGAFDTVREKVNEPDALKFFHKIIDNVRPRLEVKPRRVGGATYQIPIEVKQERGITMALRWIRNLARQRKGKSMTEKLADELIAAYKGEGGAIKKRDDTHKMAEANKAFAHFRW comes from the coding sequence ATGAGAAGACACGCAGCGGAAAAAAGAGATATTTTAGCGGACGCCAAATACAAGAGCAAGGTAGTAGCGCGTTTTATAAACATGGTGATGCTTGACGGCAAGAGGAGCGTCGCCGAGGATATAGTTTACGGCGCCTTTGATACGGTCAGGGAGAAGGTCAACGAGCCCGATGCCCTGAAGTTCTTCCATAAGATCATAGATAATGTCAGGCCGCGCCTTGAGGTCAAGCCGCGCCGCGTAGGGGGCGCGACCTATCAGATCCCCATCGAGGTAAAACAGGAGCGCGGTATCACCATGGCGCTGCGCTGGATAAGGAATCTGGCAAGGCAGCGCAAAGGCAAGTCAATGACGGAGAAGCTGGCGGATGAGCTCATCGCCGCTTATAAAGGTGAGGGCGGCGCCATAAAGAAACGGGACGATACACATAAGATGGCTGAGGCGAATAAGGCCTTCGCGCATTTCAGATGGTAG
- the fusA gene encoding elongation factor G, whose translation MRQVALEKIRNIGIVAHIDAGKTTTTERVLFFTGITYKIGQVDDGTATMDWMVQEQERGITITAACTAVSWRDCRINIIDTPGHVDFTVEVERSLKVLDGAVVVFCAQGGVEPQSETVWRQADRYHVPRIAFINKMDRVGADFFGCIEQMHTRLGASAAAVQVPYFKGEEFSGIIDLLKDKMLVYKNETGSEFEYVDVPAEKSDECKKHYEKLVEKTAEADDELMHKFIEGKEISKEEVRAGIRRGVIANKFVPVFCGTSLRNRGIQPLLDGVCDYLPSPKDIPAIKGLEPKSGEYEERAVDDNAPFCALCFKIATDPYVGKLNYVRIYSGSLESGTYIYNMNLREKEKVAKIVRMHANRQEIIDKVYAGDIVAVVGLRETKTGDTLCDEKSPILLEAMKFPEPVISQAIEPASKADQDKLGMSLRKLMDEDPSFRVTYNNETGQTIISGMGQLHLDIIVDRLKREFTVDTRVGNPQVAYKETVSKPVTRVVGKFIQQSGGRGQYGHVVIDIAPQETPGSGVTFEDKIKGGAIPREFISSVEDGIEIAAKNGILAGYPVTDVAVTLTDGSYHEVDSSEIAFQMAASIALVEGLRRAACKLLEPVMDMDVICPEEYMGMVIGDLNSRRAKIINIVQKGNIRHIHVNVPLSEVFNYAMVLRSLTQGRASYTMEPSYYAEVPSHIAQNIMTNSPYSAHRAKK comes from the coding sequence ATGAGACAGGTCGCTTTAGAAAAAATAAGGAATATAGGCATAGTCGCCCACATAGACGCGGGTAAGACCACTACCACGGAGCGCGTGCTGTTTTTTACAGGTATAACTTATAAGATCGGCCAGGTAGATGACGGCACCGCCACTATGGACTGGATGGTCCAGGAGCAGGAACGCGGCATTACCATAACCGCCGCCTGCACCGCCGTAAGCTGGCGCGATTGCAGGATCAATATAATCGATACTCCCGGGCACGTGGATTTTACCGTTGAAGTGGAGCGTTCGCTTAAAGTATTAGACGGAGCGGTCGTGGTTTTCTGCGCGCAGGGCGGGGTTGAGCCGCAGTCAGAGACGGTCTGGCGCCAGGCAGACAGGTATCATGTGCCCAGGATCGCGTTTATAAATAAGATGGACAGGGTGGGGGCGGATTTTTTCGGCTGCATAGAACAGATGCACACCCGATTGGGAGCAAGCGCGGCGGCGGTCCAGGTCCCTTATTTTAAGGGCGAGGAATTTTCCGGCATCATTGATCTGTTGAAAGATAAGATGCTTGTTTACAAGAATGAGACGGGCAGCGAATTTGAGTATGTGGATGTGCCTGCCGAGAAATCAGACGAATGTAAGAAACATTATGAGAAGCTGGTGGAGAAGACGGCAGAGGCGGATGATGAGCTTATGCATAAATTCATCGAGGGCAAAGAGATCAGCAAGGAAGAGGTCAGGGCGGGGATAAGAAGGGGCGTTATCGCCAATAAATTTGTCCCCGTATTCTGCGGCACTTCGCTTCGCAACAGGGGCATCCAGCCGCTGCTTGACGGCGTATGCGATTACCTGCCTTCGCCTAAAGACATCCCGGCAATAAAAGGCCTGGAGCCGAAGAGCGGAGAATACGAAGAGAGGGCCGTGGATGATAACGCGCCGTTTTGCGCGCTGTGCTTTAAGATCGCCACCGACCCGTATGTGGGCAAGCTTAATTATGTGAGGATCTATTCCGGCTCGCTTGAGAGCGGTACCTATATATATAATATGAATCTTCGTGAAAAGGAAAAGGTCGCCAAGATCGTGAGGATGCACGCCAACAGGCAGGAGATCATAGATAAGGTGTATGCCGGAGATATAGTGGCGGTAGTCGGATTGAGAGAGACGAAGACCGGAGATACCCTGTGCGATGAGAAATCCCCCATATTACTTGAAGCAATGAAATTCCCCGAGCCGGTCATCTCGCAGGCAATAGAGCCGGCTTCAAAGGCCGACCAGGATAAATTAGGCATGTCTTTGAGAAAGCTTATGGATGAGGACCCTTCTTTCAGGGTTACCTATAATAATGAGACCGGCCAGACGATCATCTCGGGTATGGGCCAGCTTCACCTTGATATTATCGTGGACCGGCTTAAGAGGGAATTTACCGTTGATACCCGCGTCGGCAATCCCCAGGTGGCCTATAAAGAGACCGTGAGCAAACCGGTGACCAGGGTAGTAGGCAAATTCATCCAACAGAGCGGAGGCCGCGGCCAGTACGGGCATGTGGTCATAGATATCGCCCCTCAGGAAACGCCGGGTTCAGGCGTTACCTTTGAAGATAAGATCAAGGGCGGCGCGATACCCAGGGAGTTCATATCGTCTGTTGAGGACGGCATTGAGATCGCCGCCAAGAACGGCATATTGGCCGGATATCCGGTGACCGATGTGGCCGTGACCCTGACAGACGGCTCATACCATGAGGTTGATTCTTCCGAGATCGCTTTTCAGATGGCTGCTTCTATCGCCCTGGTTGAGGGTTTAAGGCGGGCCGCCTGCAAGCTGCTTGAGCCGGTAATGGATATGGATGTCATATGCCCTGAAGAATATATGGGCATGGTCATCGGGGACCTGAATTCGCGGCGCGCCAAGATCATCAACATTGTGCAGAAAGGCAACATTCGCCATATCCACGTGAATGTTCCGTTATCAGAGGTGTTCAATTACGCTATGGTATTACGCTCTCTTACTCAGGGGCGTGCCAGTTATACAATGGAGCCCTCTTATTACGCGGAGGTGCCTTCACATATAGCTCAGAATATAATGACCAATTCACCGTATTCGGCTCACAGAGCCAAGAAATGA
- the rplC gene encoding 50S ribosomal protein L3 yields the protein MSGLLGKKIGCTHIFDTQGKMVSVTAVEAGPCVVLKVGDKKVQLGFDVVKEKHVKKPQLAVFKKINTAPRKFIREVVKDAATEYKVGEELKTDIFKDGDYVDVIGISKGKGFQGGMKRWNWSGTPMTHGSTSHRRVGSIGSSTTPGRVWKGHHMPGHMGCARVTVQNLKVVGVDVENNLLMVKGAIPGSNGGYVMIKNSLRKKLSVAAAAIQTKKDEQKGPKKPAKK from the coding sequence ATGAGCGGATTGTTGGGAAAGAAAATCGGCTGCACTCATATCTTCGACACGCAGGGAAAGATGGTCTCTGTTACGGCGGTTGAGGCAGGGCCCTGCGTGGTCCTGAAGGTCGGAGATAAGAAGGTCCAGTTGGGTTTTGACGTTGTTAAAGAAAAGCATGTCAAAAAGCCGCAGCTGGCCGTGTTTAAGAAAATCAACACCGCTCCGAGGAAGTTTATAAGAGAAGTAGTGAAGGACGCGGCGACAGAATATAAGGTCGGCGAGGAGCTCAAGACGGATATTTTTAAAGACGGCGACTATGTTGATGTAATCGGTATCTCCAAAGGCAAGGGGTTTCAGGGCGGTATGAAGAGATGGAATTGGTCGGGAACCCCTATGACCCACGGTTCAACCTCGCATAGAAGAGTGGGCTCTATCGGTTCAAGTACAACCCCCGGCAGAGTATGGAAAGGCCATCATATGCCCGGCCATATGGGTTGCGCGCGCGTTACTGTTCAGAATCTCAAAGTAGTAGGGGTTGACGTTGAAAATAATCTCCTGATGGTTAAAGGCGCTATCCCCGGTTCAAACGGCGGATATGTGATGATAAAAAATTCGTTACGTAAGAAGCTGTCAGTAGCAGCCGCCGCGATCCAGACAAAGAAAGATGAGCAAAAAGGGCCGAAGAAACCAGCTAAGAAATAA
- the tuf gene encoding elongation factor Tu, with protein MAKEKFLRTKPHVNIGTIGHVDHGKTTLTSAITLVLNKKGLAEARSFDSIDNAPEEKERGVTINISHVEYQTDKRHYAHIDCPGHADYIKNMITGAAQMDGAILVVSAADGPMPQTREHILLARQVNVPAIVVFLNKVDMVSDKELIELVEMEVRDLLTKYNFPGDKTPIIKGSALQAMEAAGDPNSPGGQAILELMKAVDDFIPDPKRDLDKPFLMAIEDVFSIEGRGTVGTGRIERGKIKLNDTVDIVGINQEISKTVVTGIEMFRKLLDEGQAGDNVGLLLRGVDKKQMQRGMVLAAPGSITPHKKFKAQVYVLAKEEGGRHTPFFTGYRPQFYFRTTDVTGNVTLPQGVEMVMPGDNVNLEVELISPVAMEKESRFAIREGGHTVGAGVVSEVVA; from the coding sequence ATGGCTAAAGAGAAATTCTTAAGGACTAAACCGCACGTGAACATAGGGACAATAGGGCATGTTGACCATGGCAAGACAACTTTGACGTCGGCGATAACCCTCGTTTTGAACAAGAAGGGGCTTGCCGAGGCGCGCAGTTTTGACTCTATTGATAACGCGCCCGAAGAGAAGGAAAGAGGCGTTACCATCAACATATCTCACGTGGAATACCAGACCGACAAGAGGCATTACGCCCATATTGACTGCCCCGGCCATGCCGACTATATAAAGAACATGATCACCGGCGCCGCGCAGATGGACGGAGCCATACTGGTGGTCTCGGCAGCTGACGGTCCGATGCCTCAGACCAGAGAGCATATACTTCTGGCGCGCCAGGTGAACGTGCCGGCAATAGTGGTTTTCTTGAACAAGGTTGACATGGTTTCCGATAAAGAGTTGATCGAGCTGGTAGAGATGGAAGTAAGGGACCTGCTGACCAAATACAACTTCCCCGGAGACAAAACTCCGATCATCAAGGGAAGCGCGCTTCAGGCAATGGAAGCGGCCGGCGATCCTAACAGCCCGGGAGGCCAGGCAATACTTGAGTTGATGAAGGCGGTAGATGACTTTATCCCTGACCCTAAACGCGATCTGGACAAGCCGTTCCTTATGGCCATCGAAGATGTCTTCTCAATAGAAGGCAGAGGCACGGTCGGTACAGGCAGGATCGAGAGAGGCAAGATCAAGTTAAATGATACCGTTGATATCGTGGGTATCAATCAGGAAATTTCAAAGACCGTAGTTACAGGCATTGAAATGTTCCGTAAACTTCTTGATGAAGGCCAGGCAGGAGACAACGTCGGGCTTCTATTAAGAGGCGTAGACAAGAAGCAGATGCAGAGAGGCATGGTTCTGGCGGCTCCCGGTTCGATCACGCCGCATAAAAAGTTCAAAGCGCAGGTTTACGTGCTGGCAAAAGAGGAAGGCGGAAGGCACACTCCTTTCTTTACCGGTTACAGGCCGCAGTTCTACTTCAGGACAACGGACGTTACCGGTAATGTTACCCTGCCTCAGGGCGTGGAAATGGTCATGCCCGGAGATAACGTTAACCTGGAAGTTGAGTTGATCTCTCCCGTAGCCATGGAGAAAGAGTCGCGTTTTGCCATACGCGAAGGCGGGCATACCGTAGGCGCGGGTGTGGTAAGCGAGGTTGTCGCTTAA
- the rplW gene encoding 50S ribosomal protein L23, protein MKPERNCIRTIIRTEKSTLEEPAGKYLFIVDKNAGKVAIRKAIEDIYKVKVNKINTYTSIGKAKTVRYQVGRTPEIKKAIVTLKKGDKIDFSQ, encoded by the coding sequence ATGAAGCCGGAGCGTAATTGCATAAGGACTATAATACGTACCGAGAAATCCACTTTGGAGGAGCCGGCCGGCAAGTATCTTTTTATCGTGGATAAGAATGCCGGCAAGGTCGCGATAAGGAAGGCCATAGAGGATATATATAAGGTAAAGGTAAACAAGATCAATACTTATACGTCTATCGGAAAGGCGAAGACCGTGCGTTATCAGGTAGGGCGGACCCCCGAAATAAAAAAGGCGATAGTCACGCTTAAAAAAGGCGATAAGATAGATTTCTCTCAATAA
- the rpsL gene encoding 30S ribosomal protein S12, whose product MPTIEQLIRMGRTAKKQKTKSPALKKCPQRRGVCIQVRTMTPKKPNSALRKIARVRLTTGIEVTSYIPGEGHNLQEHSIVLVRGGRVKDLPGVRYHIVRGTLDTAGVANRKKSRSKYGAKAPK is encoded by the coding sequence ATGCCGACTATAGAGCAATTGATAAGGATGGGCAGGACCGCCAAGAAGCAAAAGACGAAATCACCAGCTTTAAAGAAGTGCCCGCAGCGCAGGGGCGTCTGCATTCAGGTGAGGACAATGACCCCTAAGAAGCCGAACTCAGCCCTGAGAAAGATAGCGCGCGTGCGCCTGACCACCGGGATAGAGGTGACCTCTTATATTCCCGGAGAAGGCCATAATCTTCAGGAGCACTCAATAGTCCTGGTCAGGGGCGGCAGGGTAAAGGACCTGCCAGGTGTAAGGTACCACATCGTCAGAGGCACGCTGGACACGGCAGGGGTTGCCAATCGCAAGAAGTCGCGCTCAAAATACGGCGCGAAGGCGCCTAAATAA